One genomic segment of Hevea brasiliensis isolate MT/VB/25A 57/8 chromosome 3, ASM3005281v1, whole genome shotgun sequence includes these proteins:
- the LOC110665645 gene encoding receptor-like protein CLAVATA2, translating to MGRFRMADLDCKVWRTSTYHTIFLMKEGYRRFPGAFAGNPGLCLESFGGGCSTASLPAVPRKSSEEIEGPISVWVFCLSAFVSFYFEEEIMFSIQKV from the exons ATGGGGAGATTCCGGATGGCCGATTTGGACTGCAAGGTTTGGCGTACCTCAACTTATCATACAATTTTCTTGATG AAAGAAGGCTATCGGAGGTTTCCAGGAGCTTTTGCTGGGAATCCAGGCTTGTGCTTGGAGTCCTTTGGTGGAGGGTGCAGCACAGCTAGCCTTCCAGCAGTTCCTAGGAAGTCATCTGAAGAAATAGAAGGTCCAATTTCTGTTTGGGTCTTCTGCCTGAGTGCTTTTGTTAGCTTCTATTTCGAGGAAGAAATTATGTTCTCCATACAAAAAGTTTAG